From a single Nicotiana tabacum cultivar K326 chromosome 8, ASM71507v2, whole genome shotgun sequence genomic region:
- the LOC142163061 gene encoding uncharacterized protein LOC142163061, with the protein MYFDGVAHRERAGAGAIFVTSQGKVLLYSFTLTQLCSNNVAEYQALILGLEMAVEMKRLQFQAFGDSPLVVNQLLDSYDVKKPELRPYHDYAKKLIGWLSDVTIQHVPWKENKKVDALATLALSLTLPDQAEVTVYQKWVVPPLNEVKGEENELKHVVDVSEVEKEEW; encoded by the coding sequence atgtactttgatggtgttgCACATCGCGAAAGAGCTGGTGCTGGTGCAatatttgtcacttctcaaggtaAAGTTCTGCTATACTCTTTTACATTGACGCAGCTCTGCTCTAACAAcgttgctgagtatcaagcactaatacttgggcttgaaatggctgtcGAAATGAAGCGGTTGCAATTTCAAGCCTTTGGTGACTCTCcgttagtggtcaatcagcttcTAGATAGTTATGACGTTAAGAAGCCTGAAttacgcccatatcatgattatgctAAAAAGTTAATAGGGTGGCTTAgtgatgtgactattcagcatgtgccatggaaagaaaataagaaagttGATGCTTTAGCTACCCTAGCTTTATCattaaccctgcctgatcaaGCGGAAGTTACTGTCtaccaaaaatgggtagtaccacCGCTAAATGAGGTtaaaggtgaagaaaatgaactcaagcatGTTGTCGatgtttctgaagttgagaaagaagaatggtgA